From Cydia fagiglandana chromosome 6, ilCydFagi1.1, whole genome shotgun sequence, the proteins below share one genomic window:
- the LOC134665359 gene encoding uncharacterized protein LOC134665359: MSVRAAECKREPCQPKLSVKLTTDVQSPYLIGSSSTVRVDVSVRNGDADTAYRPCVVLTVHGGAANVYRAPPHCTVYSATRRICQRQRALKPNSKWDLNEKAAYDQNIEIGLEALTSDTKKIQVVAEVYNRCETANKPDDKRSIEFDLITNVDGLKIESKTDQGEPVFFRKDDFKSGKKLHHTYTISNVGEINWVGLVGDLWLYKGPHITYDNLIQIYNGETERPSCALKNDSKSDFHGLSCELGSLNRKETITVVIPMTTVPNELEKVLQKSNATVKTFLRVIADKQEKEKTELTTLVLQEGKVPVWIIVVAVCVGILIVCLIGFALYECGLFRRKKKEELVSLKKEVNRKSMMLQRQSMRLTETARAELRNRTYRELLDEAEIKEAEEAEEARKSQVVTKNQEQAKGDNGCRSTVLNETPPGSHYDIRAHIEKTLKK; encoded by the exons ATGTCCGTGCGGGCGGCGGAGTGTAAGAGAGAACCGTGCCAACCAAAACTGTCTGTCAAACTTACAACCGACGTACA GAGTCCGTACCTAATCGGGTCTTCGTCGACCGTGCGTGTCGACGTGTCCGTGCGTAACGGCGACGCGGACACTGCGTACCGGCCGTGCGTGGTGCTGACCGTGCACGGCGGCGCGGCGAACgtgtaccgcgcgccgccgcacTGCACCGTCTATAGCGCCACGCGCAGGATCTGCCAGCGGCAGAGAGCGTTGAAGCCTAACAGCAAATGGGATTTAAACGAAAAG GCAGCATATGACCAAAACATCGAGATAGGCCTGGAGGCACTCACGAGCGATACCAAGAAAATACAGGTCGTGGCAGAAGTGTACAACCGCTGCGAGACCGCCAACAAGCCTGACGACAAACGTTCCATTGAGTTTGATCTCATAACTAATGTTGACGGATTGAAGATTGAAAG CAAAACGGATCAGGGCGAACCGGTATTCTTCCGTAAAGATGACTTTAAAAGTGGAAAGAAATTACACCATACATACACC atATCGAACGTAGGCGAGATCAACTGGGTCGGACTCGTTGGTGACCTCTGGCTGTATAAAGGACCTCACATTACTTACGATAATTTAATACAG ATATACAACGGCGAAACTGAAAGGCCTTCGTGCGCATTGAAAAATGACAGTAAGAGCGACTTCCACGGATTAAGCTGTGAGTTGGGAAGCCTAAATCGCAAGGAAACCATCACTGTGGTCATACCTATGACTACGGTACCTAACGAACTAG AGAAAGTTTTGCAGAAATCAAACGCCACGGTGAAAACATTCCTCAGAGTAATCGCTGACAAACAAGAGAAAGAAAAAAC AGAACTTACCACTTTGGTGTTGCAAGAAGGCAAGGTGCCTGTCTGGATTATAGTGGTAGCAGTTTGCGTGGGCATACTCATTGTTTGCCTCATTGGATTCGCTCTTTACGAG TGTGGATTGTTCCGTCGTAAAAAGAAGGAAGAACTAGTGAGCCTAAAGAAGGAAGTTAACCGTAAAAGTATG ATGCTGCAAAGGCAATCCATGAGGCTCACGGAGACAGCTCGAGCCGAGCTAAGGAACCGCACCTACCGGGAGCTTCTCGACGAGGCCGAGATCAAAGAGGCCGAGGAGGCCGAAGAGGCCAGAAAATCCCAAGTAGTCACGAAGAACCAGGAGCAAGCCAAAGGGGACAATGGCTGTAGAAGCACAGTTCTGAACGAAACTCCGCCCGGATCGCACTATGATATAAGGGCTCATATCGAGAAaacattgaaaaaataa